A window from Bubalus kerabau isolate K-KA32 ecotype Philippines breed swamp buffalo chromosome 5, PCC_UOA_SB_1v2, whole genome shotgun sequence encodes these proteins:
- the LOC129653528 gene encoding interferon-induced transmembrane protein 3-like, producing MNRTSQLLFTGAHGAVPPAYEVLKEEHEVAMLGAPQSQAPVTTTVINIPRETAVPDHIVWSLFNTLFMNWCCLGFVAFAYSVKSRDRKMVGDITGAQSYASTAKCLNICSLVLGILLTVVLIIVVSTGSLMIVQAVSELMQNYGGH from the exons ATGAACCGCACATCCCAGCTCTTATTCACTGGGGCCCACGGGGCGGTGCCCCCAGCCTATGAGGTGCTCAAGGAGGAACACGAGGTGGCCATGCTGGGGGCGCCCCAGAGCCAGGCGCCCGTGACGACCACGGTGATCAACATCCCCAGGGAGACCGCTGTGCCCGACCACATCGTGTGGTCCCTGTTCAACACCCTCTTCATGAACTGGTGCTGCCTGGGCTTCGTGGCATTCGCCTATTCTGTGAAG TCTAGGGATCGGAAGATGGTCGGCGACATCACTGGGGCCCAGAGCTACGCCTCCACCGCCAAGTGCCTGAACATCTGCTCCCTGGTCCTGGGCATCCTTCTGACTGTCGTCCTCATCATCGTCGTTTCCACCGGCTCCCTGATGATTGTTCAAGCAGTCTCAGAGCTCATGCAGAACTATGGAGGCCACTAG